From the Candidatus Melainabacteria bacterium genome, the window GCGGCAGTAGCCAAATTCGGGTTTCACAAACTGGCTCAGGAGAACCTGATGATGTTCTTCTTACTGGCAGTCGTTGTGACAGCACTTAAACTCGGAAAAGGTCCTTCGATACTGTGCGCGGTGCTCGGAGTGGCTGTCTACGATTTCTTTTTTGTGCCTCCTTACCTCTCCTTTGCAGTATCTGACACGCAATACTTAATAACCTTCGGTGTCATGCTCCTGGTTGGTCTGACACTGAGCACACTTACTACCACAATAAAGAAACAAGCAGAGTTATCACGCAAACGAGAACGCCACACGGCGACACTGTATGCGATGACTCGAGAACTTGCCTCTGCGCGAGGAAAAGAAAAAGTTGCGCGCATTTCTGCACGTCACATCTGCGATGTGTTCGGGTGCCAGGCCGCAGTTATGCTACCTGATGAAAGTGGTGAAACTGTAGTAGTTCCTGATATAGACAAAGCTTACGAACTCGACGCCAAAGAGACCGGAGTTGCCCAGTGGGTCTTTTTGAACAACCAGGTGGCGGGAGTCGGAACATCAACTCTACCGGGCGCAAAGGCACTGTATCTTCCTTTGACCGGCGCAAAGGGAATTATCGGCGTGATCGGAATTTTGCCATCAAATCGGGAACGTATGTTCGACCCTGATGAAATGCATCTGCTTGAAACATTCGTCAATCAAATGGCACTAGCGGTCGAACGTGCCTGGCTCGGTGAGCAAGCCGCACAACGAGTACAGTCGATTTCGTAATTCACATCGACAGGAATCAAGATTGTGTGAATCACTCACTCACCAGGGCAGCTTATCGAATCGATAAGAATAACCACTGCCGATGAAAGCGGCGGGCGCGGTCTGGCTCAGACCGAAACCGAAGTGCAAGTCGACCTGATGATGAGGCTTTACTTTATAGACTCCACCGAAGTGGGCAATCTGTGATGCTGATGCATGCTGGGTGAAAAAGCCCACATATTCAACAAAAACGCTCGCCTTTGAACCGACGGAACGACTGAGCATAAAGTCTGGCTGATACTCGAGGCTTCGACCTGAATTTAGAAGCAGAATAGACTGCATGCCCATAATCGAAAGTTTTGGCGTCAACGGATACGACCACGGCGCCCGCAAAAGACCTTGTACGCCTTTTCCGAAATATGCATCCTGATTACCGGTAGGAATATTAACGGAGGGTATAACACTCAGTTGCAATTTCTTCACCGGTCCTATCTGATACTTGATGCCGACCTCATTCAAGCCAGACACACCACTCTGAGTGTCATGTCTGTGCGCCCGATGCGTTGCACCATAGGATGGAACATACATTTGAAACTCGACTCGGTCCGTCAGACCGACCCGCACTTGGGTTTCACCGGCACCGAAAAAGTTGGTGCCATGTTGAGAATGCTGATACAATCCACCATTTTCTAACTGTAAGCTACCCTTGGGCACCACCAATGGTGAAAACATGAAGCTGGGACGATTCGTGTCTATATCCTCTGTCTTGTCCATAGCAAAAGCGGCAGAGGTACTGAAAAATGACAATAATATCGAAACAACCAGAGAGAT encodes:
- a CDS encoding transporter, with the translated sequence MDKTEDIDTNRPSFMFSPLVVPKGSLQLENGGLYQHSQHGTNFFGAGETQVRVGLTDRVEFQMYVPSYGATHRAHRHDTQSGVSGLNEVGIKYQIGPVKKLQLSVIPSVNIPTGNQDAYFGKGVQGLLRAPWSYPLTPKLSIMGMQSILLLNSGRSLEYQPDFMLSRSVGSKASVFVEYVGFFTQHASASQIAHFGGVYKVKPHHQVDLHFGFGLSQTAPAAFIGSGYSYRFDKLPW